In the Roseibium sp. Sym1 genome, CGGGTGCCGGCATCGCGCCGATCCGCAATGGATTGCGACAGCCAATGGATTTTGCGCCAGGCGGAATGTTCCGCACGCGCGACGGAATATGGGTCACTGTTTCGGCTGGCAGTGCAGAAACAGCGCGGCGTCTCCTGCGCGCGGTTGGCGGCGATTCCTTGGCCGATGATCCGAGATTTGCGAGCCTGCACAGCATGTCAAAACACATGACGGAGGTGTTTGACACGCTGAACGCCTACATCACGGCACGTGATTTCTCTGAGGTTCAAGTGGAGTTCGAACGTCACGATGCGGTGGCAGCTCCCGTTTTGTCGGTCGAGCAGATAATCGACCATCCGCAGATTAGCCATCGGGGCGATATAGCCTCGGTAGAAGGCGACCCGACACATGTTGTCGGTCCGGTCCCGCATTTCAGCATTACACCAGGTGTCTTGCGCTGGCTCGGCCGCCCGAGAGGGGCGGATACCGCCTCCGTGCTGGAGGCGCTTGGTTATGATGACGTACAAATCGCAGATCTGGCGAGGACAGGATGTATTGAGACCGCTCTTGAGGAGGAACGGACATGACATTCAGGATGTCTGAGCAACAGAGCGAAATCCGCGAAAGTATTCTGCGGATTTGCGCGCGTTTCGACGACGAGTACTGGCTTGAACGGGATAGCAAGGGAGGCTTTCCGCACGATTTGCACCTGGCCATGGCGCAAGGTGGTTGGCTGGGGATCGCGATGCCCGAGGCGGTCGGCGGCGCGGGATTGGGGATCACAGATGCGACGATCATGATGCAGGCGATCGCAGAATCGGGCGGCGGCGCCAGCGCCGCTTCTGCCATCCACATGAACATTTTCGGGCTCAATCCGGTCGTGAAATTCGGAACGGCTGAGCAGAAAGCACGTATGCTGAAGCCCCTGATCGAAGGACGGGAGAAGGCGTGTTTTGCGGTAACCGAACCGACTACGGGCCTCGACACCACCAAGCTCAGGACCATGGCGGTGAAAAAGGGGGATCACTATGTGGTGCATGGTCAAAAGGTATGGATCTCGACCGCACAGGTTGCCGACAAAATGTTAATTCTAGCGCGGACAACGCGGCTCGAGGATGTTGAGAAGCCAACCGAGGGACTGAGCCTGTTCTATACAGATCTCGACCGAAATTTCGTCGATGTCCGCGAGATCGAAAAGATGGGTCGAAAGGCTGTCGATTCGAACGAAGTCTTCATCGATGGGTTACCGATTCCGGCTGAGGACCTGATCGGGGAGGAGGGCAAAGGCTTTAGGCAAATTTTGCACGGGTTGAATCCCGAACGCATCCTAGTGGCCGGCGAATGCATTGGTATTGCGCGCAACGCACTGGCGCGCGCGGCGCATTATGCAACCGAACGTGTGATATTTGACCGCCCGATCGGCCAAAATCAGGGTGTTCAGCATCCGCTCTCCAAAGCCTGGGCGCGGGTGGAATCTGCCAATCTCATGGTGATGCACGCTGCTGCTCTTTACGATGCGGGAGAACCCTGCGGCGTCGAGGCGAACGCTGCCAAGCTTTTGGCCGCCGACGCCGCGGTCGAGGCGACCGAAGCCGCGCAAATTACATTTGGCGGATTCGGATACGCCAAGGAATATCACGTTGAGCGGTTAGTGCGGGAGGCTCTGCTTTTCCGCATCGTACCGGTGACACCGCAGATGCTTTTGTCGTTCATAGCAGAAAAAGCCCTTGGACTTCCAAAGTCTTACTGATCGGGGATAACGGGCGGGGGCTGTTGGGAAAAGTTGTCTTGATCAATTTTCTAACAGGAGTTAGATTATTGGCAACTACCCCTAAATGGGGAATGGGAGGAGGCGTCATGAGTAAGGCGCAGTTCGGGTCTTCGAGGGAGGACCTGTCAAACCGTACAACCGTTTACGCAAGCGGTTTGTTCACCGGCAAAACCGTTGTGGTGACCGGGGCTGGAGGCGGATTGGGGCTGGCAATTGCGACCCTGTTCGCGAGGCTTGGAGCCAATCTGGCGATCAATGGACGCAACGAAGAGAAACTGGCTTTGGCCAAGGAGTTCCTTGAAAGTTTCGGGGGCGAAGTTTTCGCTGTGCCTATGACCATCCGGGAGCCTGAGCAGGTCGAAGATTTTGTCGCCAAGGCGAACCAGGAATTCGGGGCGATTGACGTTTTGGTGAACAATGCGGGGGGGCAGTTTCCACAGGCCGCGCTGGATTTTTCCCCGAAGGGCTGGAACGCTGTCATTGACACCAATCTGAACGGAACCTGGTGGATGATGCAATCCACGGCGCGCCACTGGGTTGCCAACAATCAATCGGGCTGCATCGTCAACATCGTGGCCGATATCTGGCGAGGTATGCCCGGCATCGCTCATACCTGTGCGGCCCGGGCGGGGGTAATTTACCTGTCAAAGTCGGTTGCGGTGGAGTGGGCCCCGCATGATATCCGAGTGAACTGCGTAGCACCGGGTTGCTGCGAAAGTAACGGTTTCGGGAACTACCCTCCGGAGGGTTCTGCGACCTTTCAGGACTCCAATCCGATGCGGCACGCCGGGGACGAATGGGACGTCGCAGAAGGCGTTGTCTATATGGCGGCCAGTTCAGGGAAATTTGTAACCGGTGAAGTTCTGAACATCGACGGTGGACAGCAATTGTGGGGGGATCCATGGCCAACGGGGCGACCGGACTACTTCCAGATTACCTGATGATGGCCGTGAACCTTAGGGGGGCAATGAGATCCAGATGACGACGAAGATTAAAACAGCAATCGGTGTCGATGATGGGGCGATACTGGAGTGCAGCGGGATCGAACGACGGTTCGCCGGCATCGTCGCTGTCACCGGTGTGGACCTCGTTATTAGGCAAGGGGAAATCTTTGGACTTGTCGGTCCGAATGGCAGCGGAAAGACAACATTAACGAACGCAATTACCGGATTTTACCCGCCAAACGAGGGCAAGGTCCGGCTGGCGGGAAAAGACATCACGGGCACAGCGCCTCACAAGGTTGCCAAGCTGGGGGTCGCCCGGACGTTCCAGAATCTTGCCCTGTTCAACGGGATGAGCGTTCTGGACAACATCCTGCTCGGGCGGCACATCCACATGAGCCCAGGCGTTTTGCGCACGGCTCTTTATTGGTGGGCAGCACAGCGTGAAGAAATCGAGAACCGTAGAATCGTCGAGGAGGTGATCGAGTTTCTACAACTCGAGAGCATCCGGCATGAGTTGGTCGATGGCCTTCCGATCGGGTTGAAAAAACGGGTCGAGCTGGCGCGGGCATTGGTGGCCGAGCCACAGATGCTGATTCTCGACGAACCGATGGCCGGCATGAACCAGGAAGAGAAAGGGTATATGTCCCGTTTCATTCTGGATGCCCGTGCCGAACGCGGCGTCAGCGTTCTTCTGATCGAACACCATATGGATGTCATTACCGGCATTTGTGATCGGATGCTGGCCCTGAATTACGGTGAAATGATCGCCAGCGGCATCCCCAAGGAGGTTGTGAAGGACCCGCGGGTCATCGAGGCATATATCGGAGGGTCGCATGACTGATTTTACGAAGAACCGGTCTTCAGGCGGCGAAACGATTGGTGCACTTCTGGCGAAGAACGCGTCGCTCCATGGAAAGGATATCGCCCTTCGCGAAAAAGAGCGCGGGATATGGAAAGAAACCACCTGGGCGGAATACGCCCAAGAGGTACTAGCCTGTGCGGCTGGGCTTGAAAAAATCGGCGTGAAGCCGGGCAAAGCAGTGCTTGTTCTGGGCGATAACCGTGCGCGGTTGTATGGTGGCATGCTGGCTGTTTCGTTGCTTGGTGCCTACGCAATGCCCGTTTATCCGGGCGCAACGCTCGAGGAACTGCGACACTTTCTTGGCGAAGTCGAGATCGTCGCGGCCATCGCGGAAGATCAGGAACAGGTTGACAAGATCCTGGAATTGAAGGGCGCGGGTGCACAGGGCGTCGCCCACATCATTTATGATGAAGCGCGCGGTCTTGGCTTCTACGAGGTCGAAGGGCTGATGTCCTGGGATCACCTGATCGAAGTTGGTCAGCACGATCTTAACGAAGCCCCGGGTCTGCGTGAGGAACTGCTTAGTCGTGCGAAACCGGAAGATCCGGCTATTTTTCTGCATTCCTCCGGAACGACGGGCGCACCCAAGGGGATCGTGCTGAGTCAGAAGAACGTTCTTGCCGCGGCTCAGAATGGGCGTGCGGCGGGTGCATTCGACGAAAATGAGGAGATCCTTGCGTACTTGCCGATGGCCTGGGTGGGAGACTACGCCATAACCGTTGCGGCGGCACTACTTTGGCGTTTCACCGTGAATGTGCCTGAGCGCCAGGAAACAGTCGTGCGCGACATGCGTGAGATCGCTCCGACCTTCTATCTGGCGGCGCCGAGAAGCTGGGACCAGATGCTGACGACAATCCAGGTTGGTATCGAGAATTCGACCCCTTTCAAGAAGTGGCTGTACCAATTCTTCATGGACCGTGCCGTCGCAGCTGAGACACGCAAGCTGAACGGCAAAAGCGGAGGTGCATTGGAGCCTTTGGGTCGACTTTTGGGTGAGGCAATTGTTTTCGGTCCGATCAAGGACCAGTTCGGAATGAGCCGCCTCAAGAACGCGTTCACCGGCGGTGAAGCGATCGGCGAAGACACCTTTGTTTTCTACCGAGCCCTGGGAATCAAATTGCGCCAACTCTACGGCCAAACCGAAAACAGCGCAATCAATGCAATTCAGTCTCCGGGTGAAGTTCGCCTTCATACCGTTGGCAAACCCGCGCCGGGCGTCGAGGTGACCATCGCCGAGGACGGGGAGGTTCTGGTGCGTTCGGACAGCGTATTTGAAGGGTACTTCAACAAACCCGAAGCGACCGCCGAAGCCCTTGAAGGCGGGTGGCTGCATACAGGTGATGCCGGGTATCTGGAGGAAGATGGACACTTGGTTGTTCTGGGGCGCGTCTCCGAGGTCATGCATACAGCCGGAGGCGAGCGTTATGTGCCAAACTACATCGAAAACCGGTTGAAATTCAGCCCTTACATTAAGGATGCGGCCGTAATAGGCGCCGGGCTTGACGAATTGACGGCCGTGGTTTGCGTGGATTTCGAAGCGGTTGGCCACTGGGCAGAGGTGAATGGCGTACCCTATGTGTCATATGCCGATCTTTCTCAGCGTGAAGAGGTCGCGACGTTGCTTCGCGAGGCCTTCCAACGGGTCAACAAGGCCGTCACCGAACCGTTGCGCCTGCAACGCTTTGTCAGTCTGCCGAAAGAATTCGACCCGGACGATGGCGAAATCACGCGAACCCGAAAACTGCGGCGGAAGGTCGTTCAGGAACGTTATGCCGACGTGATCGCAGCGCTCTACGACGGTTCAAAAGAGGTCCATGTTAGCGCGCAGGTGACTTACGAGACCGGGGAAGTAGGGAAGGTCGAAAGAAGCCTTCCTATCAGGGAGGTATAAATGGACTGGGTCTTTCTATCAGAGCTTGCGATCAACGGAGCCTTGACGGGTCTGCTGTATTCGCTATTCGCCATCGGCCTTGTGCTGATTTACAAGGCGTCTTCGGTGCCCAATCTGGCGCAGGGCGGGTTGACCATGGTCGGGGCCTATGTGGTCCTGGCGCTGGCGCGCGATGTGGGTTTACCTTTGTGGCTGGCCATCCCTCTGGCTGCGGTTGTCATGTTCGGCCTTGGGTTCGGCATTGAGCGTGTTGCTCTGCGCCGTCTCGCAGGTCGGCCGGTTGTCATGATCCTGATGCTGACACTCGGCCTCGACATTTTCCTGCGGGGTACAACGCTTGCGATCTGGGGCGGGACGTCACGTTCGATGGAATTGGGCGTCAGCTATGATCCGCTGTTTCTGGGCGACATCTTCATCAGCCGCATCCATCTGGTTGGTGCCGGTGTTGCGCTCGCCTTGTTTGTCGCCTTCATGCTGTTTTTCCGAACCCGGACCGGGATCAAGTTGCGGGCGATCGCGGATGATTACATGGCTTCGTGGTCGGTCGGCATCTCGGTTGAACGCGGAGTTGGCCTGTCTTGGGCGCTGGCATCCGTTGTTGCCGTCGCCGCTGGCGTTATCTGGGGCGAGATTCAGGGCGTCGATCAGGCGCTGTCGCTGTTGCTTCTCAAAGGTCTGACGGTTGCCGTTCTCGGTGGTCTCGACAGTATCCTTGGCGCCGTGATCGCGGGCATCGTCCTGGGCGTCGTCGAAAACGTTGGCGCTGATTTCCTCGATCCGCTTGTCGGTGGCGGAAGCCGAGAACTTATCGTCGCCGCCGTCCTCATTCTTACGGTCATGATCCGTCCGCACGGGCTGTTCGGTCGTCACGACATCGAAAGGGTGTAAGGCATGTTTTACAAACTTTCTGGCGTCCATCACGCCAACTACGTTTCGGATAGCCGAATCTTCAAGGTACCTGCTGACCGGAATCTGACTGCATTCATCTTCCTGATCGCCATTGCCGCGCCATTCATCATACCGTCGCTCTATCTGAACAGTTACATGCTTCCGTGGCTGATCTGGACGGCCGCCGCTCTGGGCCTGAACCTGGTGACAGGGTGGGCCGGCCAACTGCACTTGGGTTATGCTGCGGTCATGGCCGTCGGAGCATATTCGTCGATCCACGCCGCGCGTTTCGGGGTGCCTTGGGAATTCGCCCTTATCATTGGCGGATTGACTTCATCTGTGATTGGTAGCCTGTTCGCTTTTGCCGCCTTGCGGGTCAAAGGGCTCTATCTCGCTCTCACTACTCTCGCGATGCAATTCGTGATGGACTGGGTTCTGACCCACTCTCCGGCGATCTCGGGGGGCTCACACGCGTCGCTCCAGTCACCGACATTGGCGCTGCTTGGACAAGAGATCACGTCTGACACCGGCTTTTACTATGTTGCCTTTGGTTGGTGCGTGTTGGTGACGATGTTCATGCTCAACCTCAAACGCACGGGGCTTGGTCGCGCCCTGGTCGCTGTACGGGAAAAAGACTTTGCAGCCGCGATCCTAGGTGTGAACAGTTTCTACTACAAAATTCTGGCATTTGCGACTTCGTCTTTCATCGCGGGCGTCAGCGGTGCATTGCTTGTTGCCACCTTTTTCTTTCTCGCAGCGCCCGAGCAATTCTCAGTTGCCGTTTCGATCCAGGTTCTTGCGATGGTGATCGTTGGCGGTCTTGGCAGCATCATCGGAACCTATTTTGGCGTTGCCCTTATCCTTCTTGTTCCCGGTCTGGTGAATGGTCTCGTCGTCACGCTGAGTGACTGGATTGGCGTACAGATCGATGTTGAAACACTCGCTCACATCCCGAACGCAGTCTATGGCGCACTGATCGTCATTATCCTTCTGATTGAACCACTCGGTTTGGGCAAACTCTACGGCAACATCAGAGACTATCTGATGGTCTGGCCCTTCGATCAGTTCAAGAAATAGGGAAATGTCGATGCAAGAAAAAGTTGAAGCCCAGAACATTCTATCCATGAACAGCGTCGAAGTTCTGTACGACAATGTGATGCTGGCGGTCAAAGGTGTTTCGGTCCAAGTCCCTATAGGCGAGATGATCGCACTATTGGGATCTAACGGAGCGGGGAAAAGCACCACGTTGAAAGCGATCAGCGGTCTTTTGAAGGCTGAGCGCGGACGCATCAGCCGAGGTGAGATAACGTTCCAAGGAACGGAAATTACCGAAGCGCTCGCGCAAAAACGTGTCGAGATGGGCATCTGTCATGTCATCGAAGGGCGACGGGTATTCGAACACCTGACCCCCGACGAGAACCTGACAGCCGCCGCGCCGCGCGGAATGTCCCGCTCAGCGCTGAATGCCGAAAAAGAAAAGATCTACGGATACTTTCCGCGGCTTGCCGAGCGCCGCAATTCGCAAGCAGGCTATTTGTCGGGTGGTGAGCAACAGATGCTTGCAATTGGGCGGGCCCTCGTGACCCAGCCGAAGCTGTTGATGCTTGATGAACCAAGTCTCGGGCTTGCTCCGTTCCTGGTCGAGGAAATCTTCGGCATCTTGCAAAAGATCAATAAGGATGAGGGCCTGTCCGTCCTGCTGGTGGAACAGAACGCCTTGGCGGCATTGGAGATCGTTTCTCAAGGGTATCTGATCGAGAACGGCCGCGTGGTTATGCACGGCACGGCCGAGGCGCTCAAGTCCAACTCCGACATTCAGGAGTTCTATCTGGGTGGTGGGGAAGGCACCGATTTTCACAACGTCAAGCACTACAGCCGACGCAAACGCTGGTTGAGTTGAGGTACTAATCAGAAATTGTTCAGGGAGGAACAAATGAAGAAATTTACCAAAGCGTTGGCTGTATTTTCAGTGGTTGGCGGGGCGCTGTTCGGCACCCAGGCGCTGGCTGAGCCATTCAAGATCGGCATCTGCTACGACCTCAGCAAAGCTTATACCTTTGCCACGCCACAGGTTGCCCAAGCGGCACAGGATCTCGCGAAACTGGTCAACATGAAGGGCGGCATCGGAGGAGAGCCGGTCGAGGTTATCGTGCGCGATCATGGGAACGAGCCACAGCGCGGGATCGAGTGCTACTCGAAGCTCAGCCGCGAGGGTGTATTCGTCTTCGATACACT is a window encoding:
- a CDS encoding acyl-CoA dehydrogenase family protein → MTFRMSEQQSEIRESILRICARFDDEYWLERDSKGGFPHDLHLAMAQGGWLGIAMPEAVGGAGLGITDATIMMQAIAESGGGASAASAIHMNIFGLNPVVKFGTAEQKARMLKPLIEGREKACFAVTEPTTGLDTTKLRTMAVKKGDHYVVHGQKVWISTAQVADKMLILARTTRLEDVEKPTEGLSLFYTDLDRNFVDVREIEKMGRKAVDSNEVFIDGLPIPAEDLIGEEGKGFRQILHGLNPERILVAGECIGIARNALARAAHYATERVIFDRPIGQNQGVQHPLSKAWARVESANLMVMHAAALYDAGEPCGVEANAAKLLAADAAVEATEAAQITFGGFGYAKEYHVERLVREALLFRIVPVTPQMLLSFIAEKALGLPKSY
- a CDS encoding SDR family oxidoreductase, whose amino-acid sequence is MSKAQFGSSREDLSNRTTVYASGLFTGKTVVVTGAGGGLGLAIATLFARLGANLAINGRNEEKLALAKEFLESFGGEVFAVPMTIREPEQVEDFVAKANQEFGAIDVLVNNAGGQFPQAALDFSPKGWNAVIDTNLNGTWWMMQSTARHWVANNQSGCIVNIVADIWRGMPGIAHTCAARAGVIYLSKSVAVEWAPHDIRVNCVAPGCCESNGFGNYPPEGSATFQDSNPMRHAGDEWDVAEGVVYMAASSGKFVTGEVLNIDGGQQLWGDPWPTGRPDYFQIT
- a CDS encoding ABC transporter ATP-binding protein, which encodes MTTKIKTAIGVDDGAILECSGIERRFAGIVAVTGVDLVIRQGEIFGLVGPNGSGKTTLTNAITGFYPPNEGKVRLAGKDITGTAPHKVAKLGVARTFQNLALFNGMSVLDNILLGRHIHMSPGVLRTALYWWAAQREEIENRRIVEEVIEFLQLESIRHELVDGLPIGLKKRVELARALVAEPQMLILDEPMAGMNQEEKGYMSRFILDARAERGVSVLLIEHHMDVITGICDRMLALNYGEMIASGIPKEVVKDPRVIEAYIGGSHD
- a CDS encoding AMP-dependent synthetase/ligase, with translation MTDFTKNRSSGGETIGALLAKNASLHGKDIALREKERGIWKETTWAEYAQEVLACAAGLEKIGVKPGKAVLVLGDNRARLYGGMLAVSLLGAYAMPVYPGATLEELRHFLGEVEIVAAIAEDQEQVDKILELKGAGAQGVAHIIYDEARGLGFYEVEGLMSWDHLIEVGQHDLNEAPGLREELLSRAKPEDPAIFLHSSGTTGAPKGIVLSQKNVLAAAQNGRAAGAFDENEEILAYLPMAWVGDYAITVAAALLWRFTVNVPERQETVVRDMREIAPTFYLAAPRSWDQMLTTIQVGIENSTPFKKWLYQFFMDRAVAAETRKLNGKSGGALEPLGRLLGEAIVFGPIKDQFGMSRLKNAFTGGEAIGEDTFVFYRALGIKLRQLYGQTENSAINAIQSPGEVRLHTVGKPAPGVEVTIAEDGEVLVRSDSVFEGYFNKPEATAEALEGGWLHTGDAGYLEEDGHLVVLGRVSEVMHTAGGERYVPNYIENRLKFSPYIKDAAVIGAGLDELTAVVCVDFEAVGHWAEVNGVPYVSYADLSQREEVATLLREAFQRVNKAVTEPLRLQRFVSLPKEFDPDDGEITRTRKLRRKVVQERYADVIAALYDGSKEVHVSAQVTYETGEVGKVERSLPIREV
- a CDS encoding branched-chain amino acid ABC transporter permease — encoded protein: MDWVFLSELAINGALTGLLYSLFAIGLVLIYKASSVPNLAQGGLTMVGAYVVLALARDVGLPLWLAIPLAAVVMFGLGFGIERVALRRLAGRPVVMILMLTLGLDIFLRGTTLAIWGGTSRSMELGVSYDPLFLGDIFISRIHLVGAGVALALFVAFMLFFRTRTGIKLRAIADDYMASWSVGISVERGVGLSWALASVVAVAAGVIWGEIQGVDQALSLLLLKGLTVAVLGGLDSILGAVIAGIVLGVVENVGADFLDPLVGGGSRELIVAAVLILTVMIRPHGLFGRHDIERV
- a CDS encoding branched-chain amino acid ABC transporter permease, with the protein product MFYKLSGVHHANYVSDSRIFKVPADRNLTAFIFLIAIAAPFIIPSLYLNSYMLPWLIWTAAALGLNLVTGWAGQLHLGYAAVMAVGAYSSIHAARFGVPWEFALIIGGLTSSVIGSLFAFAALRVKGLYLALTTLAMQFVMDWVLTHSPAISGGSHASLQSPTLALLGQEITSDTGFYYVAFGWCVLVTMFMLNLKRTGLGRALVAVREKDFAAAILGVNSFYYKILAFATSSFIAGVSGALLVATFFFLAAPEQFSVAVSIQVLAMVIVGGLGSIIGTYFGVALILLVPGLVNGLVVTLSDWIGVQIDVETLAHIPNAVYGALIVIILLIEPLGLGKLYGNIRDYLMVWPFDQFKK
- a CDS encoding ABC transporter ATP-binding protein, with translation MQEKVEAQNILSMNSVEVLYDNVMLAVKGVSVQVPIGEMIALLGSNGAGKSTTLKAISGLLKAERGRISRGEITFQGTEITEALAQKRVEMGICHVIEGRRVFEHLTPDENLTAAAPRGMSRSALNAEKEKIYGYFPRLAERRNSQAGYLSGGEQQMLAIGRALVTQPKLLMLDEPSLGLAPFLVEEIFGILQKINKDEGLSVLLVEQNALAALEIVSQGYLIENGRVVMHGTAEALKSNSDIQEFYLGGGEGTDFHNVKHYSRRKRWLS